A genomic stretch from Trinickia violacea includes:
- a CDS encoding radical SAM protein, with translation MNLQKEMHAHRKTLIAERLPALLAEDLALAQRFHDVRGFSALVRACEYHLTNACNIRCKGCWFFEFGHDKSAKENKDIEAWREFASAQRKRRVNTALLIGGEPTMFPERIEAFVDAMRFVSISTNGLKPFPNVEPFRNVTVFISLFGGGPLDDELRAIKPSGTPFTGLFDTALENYRQDPRATFVYAVSEDGIAHIEPTVRRIRDNGNVVSFNFYSKYNTGHPLKMLNEQRLLAEMLRVQAAYPEVVLNHPAHIRAMVTGKAWCGTFGYDTCPSVSQDHPDNAQRMENGNPTLPFFNTWKADLQTLERCCTSGHCDDCRDSQAVYSWLMVSLASSLESLDTLRMWVEVAESYWRQFIWSPYHPTARPADVQAPTEPAIEGTPA, from the coding sequence ATGAACCTGCAGAAGGAAATGCACGCGCATCGCAAGACGCTGATCGCAGAGCGGCTGCCCGCATTACTCGCAGAAGACTTGGCGCTCGCGCAACGGTTCCACGACGTACGCGGCTTTTCGGCGCTCGTGCGCGCGTGCGAATACCACCTCACCAATGCTTGCAATATCCGCTGCAAAGGCTGCTGGTTTTTCGAGTTCGGGCACGATAAGTCGGCAAAGGAGAACAAGGACATCGAAGCGTGGCGCGAATTCGCGAGCGCGCAGCGCAAGCGGCGCGTTAATACGGCGCTCTTGATAGGCGGAGAGCCTACGATGTTTCCCGAACGCATCGAGGCGTTCGTGGACGCAATGCGCTTCGTTTCGATCTCGACCAATGGGCTGAAGCCATTCCCAAACGTCGAGCCGTTTCGCAATGTGACGGTGTTCATCTCACTGTTCGGCGGTGGCCCGCTCGACGACGAACTGCGCGCGATCAAACCGAGCGGCACGCCGTTTACCGGGCTGTTCGACACCGCGCTTGAAAATTACAGGCAGGATCCGCGTGCAACGTTCGTGTATGCGGTCTCTGAGGACGGCATCGCGCACATCGAGCCGACCGTCAGGCGCATTCGTGACAACGGCAACGTGGTCAGCTTCAATTTCTATAGCAAGTACAACACGGGCCACCCGCTCAAGATGCTCAACGAGCAGCGGCTGCTCGCCGAGATGCTGCGTGTGCAGGCGGCGTATCCGGAGGTCGTGCTGAATCATCCGGCTCACATCCGGGCGATGGTGACGGGCAAGGCCTGGTGCGGCACGTTTGGTTACGACACGTGCCCGAGCGTGAGCCAGGATCACCCAGACAACGCGCAGCGCATGGAGAACGGCAACCCGACGCTGCCCTTCTTCAACACGTGGAAGGCGGACCTGCAGACACTGGAGCGCTGTTGCACGTCGGGACATTGCGACGATTGCCGCGACAGTCAGGCGGTCTACAGCTGGCTGATGGTTAGCCTCGCGAGTTCGCTGGAAAGCCTCGACACGCTGCGGATGTGGGTCGAGGTGGCTGAGAGCTACTGGCGTCAGTTTATCTGGTCGCCGTATCATCCGACGGCACGGCCCGCCGATGTACAGGCGCCCACGGAGCCTGCTATTGAAGGAACACCGGCGTGA
- a CDS encoding PaaI family thioesterase — protein MSARRERGAALAIPMSAAQRADWQARLSQMAILNHLGVRLDLVDDQAVRLVLERRTPAHEGGLGTERLNGAMIAGMMDCAMSIAGILHFRGRTCGTVQLSIQFMKPVRCKMPVVECRAMRRASGVVFLEAQLLEENRRCAVMATGMVGVTRIAAHDGGGDGRENWHAPVGVDAAAAATSAAEVERTPSFQMTEE, from the coding sequence GTGAGTGCGAGGCGCGAGCGGGGCGCGGCGCTCGCCATTCCGATGTCGGCCGCGCAACGCGCGGATTGGCAGGCGCGCCTATCGCAGATGGCGATCCTTAATCACCTGGGCGTGCGGCTCGATCTCGTCGATGATCAGGCCGTGCGGCTCGTGCTTGAGCGTCGCACGCCAGCGCATGAGGGTGGGCTCGGCACCGAACGGCTGAACGGCGCGATGATCGCAGGCATGATGGATTGCGCGATGTCGATTGCAGGCATCCTGCACTTTCGCGGACGAACCTGCGGCACCGTCCAGCTCTCGATTCAATTCATGAAGCCGGTGCGCTGCAAGATGCCGGTCGTCGAGTGTCGTGCGATGCGCCGCGCGTCGGGCGTTGTGTTTCTTGAGGCTCAACTCCTAGAGGAGAACCGGCGCTGTGCGGTGATGGCGACGGGCATGGTTGGTGTGACCCGTATTGCAGCGCATGATGGCGGCGGCGACGGGCGAGAGAACTGGCATGCGCCGGTCGGCGTTGACGCGGCTGCAGCGGCGACATCGGCGGCTGAAGTCGAGCGGACGCCATCGTTTCAGATGACCGAGGAGTGA
- a CDS encoding long-chain fatty acid--CoA ligase encodes MRHTMMDFPLTIGGILAHAAKVYGGTEIVSYMPDCSTHRYCVADLASRVARLAGALRELGLQPGDRVATLMWNHYAHLETYFAVPAAGGVLNTLNLRLAPDDIVYIANHAGARFLIVDDDLMPLYERIRARTSFERVIVVPLGGVSAPDAFSDYEHLIAVSNPFANGEPIDENAPVSVCYTSGTTGRPKGVVYSHRALVLHTFCISLPDVFDLSMRKTLALVVPMFHVNGWCLPFAALLTGVRLVLPGPHLDAESLFKLLADEQVILSAGVPSLWHGLIDKLQASPELRAQLSPALHLVVAGSACPESMMVALDRLSIRATHAWGMTELSPVGAFSTLKPHLAQAGSADADQALRYRMKQGLPLPFVEARIMTEQGTARWDGESVGELQVRGPWVAAGYYGDVLPDSWSDDGWLRTGDAAHIDAEGYIQITDRLKDLIKSGGEWISSVALENALMGHEAVKEAAVVAMPDPRWQERPLAFVQLRAGHHAMADDLISHLSTHFTRWWLPDAVEFVDEIPKTSTGKIQKSVLRTRAAELRSRLT; translated from the coding sequence ATGCGACACACGATGATGGATTTTCCGCTCACCATTGGCGGCATTCTGGCTCATGCGGCGAAGGTGTACGGCGGCACCGAGATCGTCTCGTACATGCCGGACTGCAGCACACACCGGTACTGCGTAGCTGATCTGGCCAGCAGAGTTGCACGGCTCGCGGGCGCATTGCGCGAGCTAGGGCTGCAGCCGGGCGACCGGGTCGCAACGTTGATGTGGAATCACTACGCGCATCTCGAGACGTATTTTGCAGTGCCGGCAGCGGGCGGCGTTCTCAATACGCTGAACCTGCGCCTCGCACCGGATGACATCGTTTATATAGCGAATCACGCGGGCGCGCGCTTTCTGATCGTCGATGACGACCTCATGCCGCTGTACGAGCGGATTCGTGCGCGGACGAGCTTCGAACGCGTAATTGTTGTGCCACTCGGTGGTGTGTCGGCTCCGGATGCGTTCTCGGACTACGAGCACCTTATTGCCGTGAGCAATCCATTCGCGAACGGCGAGCCGATTGATGAGAACGCGCCGGTCAGCGTGTGCTACACGTCGGGGACGACAGGGCGACCTAAAGGCGTCGTCTATAGTCATCGCGCGTTGGTTCTCCATACCTTTTGCATCTCACTGCCCGACGTCTTCGATCTGTCCATGCGGAAGACTCTCGCACTCGTGGTGCCGATGTTCCATGTCAACGGCTGGTGCCTACCATTCGCAGCGTTGCTCACAGGCGTCCGGCTGGTGCTGCCCGGCCCACACCTCGACGCCGAGAGCCTGTTCAAGTTGCTGGCGGACGAGCAGGTGATACTGTCCGCAGGTGTGCCGTCGCTATGGCACGGCCTGATCGACAAACTGCAGGCGTCGCCTGAATTACGCGCGCAGCTTTCGCCGGCGCTACATTTAGTGGTTGCCGGCTCGGCCTGCCCGGAATCGATGATGGTCGCTCTGGACCGGTTGAGCATCCGCGCCACGCATGCGTGGGGAATGACAGAGCTGTCGCCGGTCGGGGCATTCTCGACGCTCAAGCCGCATCTGGCGCAAGCGGGCAGCGCCGATGCCGATCAGGCGCTGCGTTATCGGATGAAACAAGGTTTGCCACTGCCGTTTGTCGAGGCGCGGATCATGACCGAGCAGGGAACGGCCCGCTGGGATGGCGAGAGTGTCGGGGAACTGCAAGTACGCGGACCATGGGTGGCAGCGGGATATTACGGCGACGTCTTGCCAGATTCATGGAGCGACGACGGCTGGCTACGCACGGGAGATGCGGCGCACATCGACGCGGAGGGCTATATCCAGATCACCGACAGGCTCAAGGACCTGATCAAGTCTGGCGGGGAATGGATTAGCTCAGTGGCGCTGGAGAACGCTCTGATGGGGCATGAGGCTGTGAAAGAGGCAGCCGTCGTGGCGATGCCCGATCCCAGGTGGCAGGAACGCCCGCTCGCGTTCGTGCAACTGCGAGCCGGCCACCATGCGATGGCGGATGATCTAATCAGCCATTTGTCGACGCACTTCACGCGCTGGTGGCTACCCGATGCGGTGGAGTTCGTCGATGAGATCCCGAAGACATCAACCGGGAAAATTCAAAAATCGGTACTTCGCACGCGCGCTGCAGAGCTTCGTTCAAGGCTTACGTAG
- a CDS encoding autoinducer binding domain-containing protein: MDSSQKTTVEVQAVKTKNETISWAISGQAASTEIERRSSVPVDGNSELVVESTFVPDNREDVERFFRSDEFYKDNEEALNILMKKCVLRLRGDAVTSEPSVSVVDISEEIGRLTSADTQADLVRRVAKIVRILEGEYFYFTMVRLDENSREPIFHKNLSNVPPEIAQIYITNKWYATDPFLIHAKLKNEPIVSSHLGLLENLSGSWRRMGELGRANGLCSWLACPVHGANPLVYGVLRVANARLPKDGGETPLLRSSLLFRAIATEIFQWLVRRELVMVRKLYGLNQDELKALQLYHEGGTADDIACALNMSKRDLYKSVYRSINAKMNCRNISEAARLAVRAGLIPPFIGKKVVHVVHHPRWGVYLGSEWGMPFWSKVNPVPHRDAVGFETSLAAEEFVRSINGTINADDYAIARVEVDQTTTLVLEDLCVKAGLPPWTDSSINLTSAPDESTTPGSLDDPSPTYH; encoded by the coding sequence ATGGATAGCTCGCAGAAAACGACGGTAGAAGTACAGGCAGTAAAGACGAAAAATGAAACGATCTCTTGGGCCATCTCTGGTCAAGCCGCCTCGACGGAGATTGAAAGACGTTCATCCGTTCCAGTTGATGGGAATAGCGAACTGGTCGTTGAATCGACATTTGTTCCTGATAATCGGGAGGATGTTGAGAGATTTTTTCGATCTGATGAATTTTATAAGGATAACGAAGAAGCGTTAAATATTCTAATGAAAAAATGTGTCCTGCGTTTGAGAGGTGACGCTGTGACTAGTGAACCCTCAGTTTCCGTAGTTGATATCTCGGAAGAAATTGGCAGACTTACGTCAGCCGACACGCAAGCGGACTTGGTGAGGCGAGTGGCGAAAATCGTAAGAATTCTAGAGGGAGAATATTTTTATTTTACGATGGTGAGGCTAGATGAAAACAGTCGTGAGCCTATTTTCCACAAAAATCTCTCCAATGTGCCACCCGAAATTGCGCAAATTTACATCACCAACAAATGGTACGCGACAGACCCGTTTCTGATCCATGCCAAGCTGAAGAACGAGCCAATTGTTAGCTCCCATCTTGGGCTGTTGGAAAATTTGAGCGGGAGCTGGCGCCGGATGGGCGAGTTGGGACGTGCTAACGGCCTGTGCAGTTGGCTTGCGTGTCCCGTGCATGGTGCCAATCCCCTTGTGTACGGCGTACTGCGCGTTGCAAATGCGAGATTGCCGAAAGATGGAGGTGAAACGCCATTGCTTAGGTCGTCCCTGTTGTTTCGAGCGATAGCCACAGAGATCTTTCAATGGCTAGTTCGACGCGAGTTGGTGATGGTTAGAAAGCTCTACGGCCTGAATCAAGATGAACTCAAGGCGCTTCAACTTTATCATGAGGGCGGCACGGCAGATGATATTGCTTGCGCTCTTAATATGAGCAAGCGAGATCTCTACAAAAGTGTTTATAGATCTATAAACGCAAAAATGAACTGCAGAAACATATCCGAGGCGGCTAGGTTGGCTGTTCGAGCAGGATTAATCCCTCCTTTTATCGGTAAGAAGGTGGTTCACGTTGTTCATCACCCACGATGGGGTGTCTACCTTGGTTCGGAGTGGGGAATGCCATTTTGGTCAAAGGTCAATCCAGTGCCGCACCGAGACGCGGTAGGCTTTGAGACATCTCTTGCGGCGGAGGAGTTCGTTAGGAGTATAAACGGTACCATTAACGCGGACGACTACGCCATCGCGCGCGTTGAGGTGGACCAAACGACAACCTTGGTTCTTGAAGATCTTTGCGTGAAGGCAGGACTACCGCCGTGGACAGATTCCTCCATCAATTTAACATCTGCCCCGGACGAATCGACCACCCCGGGATCGTTGGACGATCCATCCCCTACCTACCATTGA